The following proteins come from a genomic window of Edaphobacter sp. 4G125:
- a CDS encoding beta propeller repeat protein gives MAIPHIRRYLLFVPLLLPLSVNGQVQTVADDMENCRVHRVTSLPGSHQFASEYIETIASDPTNDNPNVIWGLTTDLSNALPQQSRAMYISKSTDGGATWSQVARIGSRYFDEHIGEGIRNGLSISPGGSSFIVTTQRGAFEVIPQPSISSPVVKTIVGPQVPDSPPKIPIAKHPGDPVRANIVQMTSDGKHLILGYGYFDLDPKLFTYHKDGDGSWVEDGPLPPIPTDMDLLSVQFDEPKRADPRFLYVGTGDQAYLLNLRSMKWSRIDGVGPDSAIHNMNVVGGLHLAACWGIYNPVGPGMVERVTNAHFLLHRTSDEAGSNIRAYSVEVDPAQPDHEVVTSLTGVYISDDRGETWRRINDLPNEEFRTSHINSDGSILVSGVAGTFLINPFSDTCEPHLKRRKK, from the coding sequence ATGGCGATCCCACATATTCGCCGGTACCTTCTCTTCGTTCCGCTGCTCCTTCCTCTCAGCGTGAACGGGCAGGTTCAGACGGTCGCTGACGACATGGAGAACTGCCGCGTCCACCGCGTCACGAGTCTCCCTGGAAGTCATCAGTTCGCCAGCGAATATATCGAAACCATCGCCAGCGATCCCACCAACGACAATCCAAACGTGATCTGGGGCCTCACAACTGATCTCAGCAATGCGCTGCCACAGCAAAGTCGAGCGATGTACATTTCGAAATCGACGGACGGTGGCGCTACATGGTCCCAGGTCGCGCGAATCGGTTCGAGATATTTCGACGAACACATCGGCGAGGGCATACGAAACGGATTGAGCATCTCACCGGGCGGTTCATCCTTTATCGTCACGACCCAACGAGGAGCCTTTGAGGTCATTCCGCAGCCGAGCATATCTTCACCGGTGGTGAAAACAATCGTCGGCCCGCAGGTTCCGGATTCGCCTCCTAAAATTCCTATCGCAAAGCATCCGGGCGATCCTGTCAGGGCAAACATCGTCCAGATGACCTCCGACGGCAAACACCTCATCCTCGGATATGGGTACTTCGATCTGGACCCGAAGCTCTTTACCTATCACAAAGACGGGGATGGCTCATGGGTCGAGGATGGCCCCCTGCCTCCCATTCCCACCGATATGGATCTCCTCTCTGTCCAATTCGATGAGCCGAAGCGCGCTGACCCTCGCTTTCTCTATGTGGGGACAGGCGATCAGGCCTACCTGCTGAACCTTCGCAGCATGAAGTGGAGTCGCATCGATGGTGTTGGGCCGGACTCCGCAATCCACAACATGAATGTGGTGGGAGGACTTCATCTTGCGGCCTGCTGGGGGATCTACAACCCTGTAGGTCCCGGCATGGTCGAGCGCGTGACCAATGCTCACTTCCTGCTGCATCGAACCTCTGACGAAGCAGGCTCCAACATCCGGGCGTATAGCGTTGAGGTTGATCCTGCACAACCAGACCATGAAGTGGTCACCTCTCTCACCGGGGTTTACATCAGCGACGACCGCGGCGAAACCTGGCGGAGGATCAACGATCTTCCCAATGAAGAGTTCCGCACCTCGCACATCAACTCCGACGGAAGCATTCTGGTCTCGGGAGTCGCGGGAACGTTCCTGATCAATCCTTTTTCCGATACATGCGAGCCGCATCTGAAGCGTCGCAAGAAGTGA
- a CDS encoding PEP-CTERM sorting domain-containing protein → MRTKLFLLCLVLSSFAILTPAVHADLLPIGTYWLSADTPTSGIHSGSDVGTLTGTLTFDASSILVSADLVFDDITSGKTFSFTNPGATNIQIPPPPPGLVSATIYNAINPSELYQFSIRIPSNSSGVFTLNCGTDCDTWMLVNDGGPTLTYVEVAGTITPVPEPSSLMLFGTGLFGAFTVLRAIHAHRKQRV, encoded by the coding sequence ATGAGAACGAAGCTCTTCCTTCTTTGTCTCGTTCTGTCTTCTTTTGCGATCCTTACCCCGGCCGTCCATGCGGATCTGCTGCCCATCGGAACCTACTGGCTTTCGGCCGATACGCCAACTTCGGGGATTCATTCCGGCTCCGATGTAGGCACCCTCACCGGAACCCTGACCTTCGATGCGTCTTCAATCCTCGTATCGGCTGATCTCGTCTTTGACGACATCACCTCGGGAAAGACCTTCTCCTTCACCAACCCCGGCGCCACCAACATCCAGATACCGCCGCCCCCGCCCGGCCTGGTCAGCGCGACCATCTATAACGCGATCAATCCCAGCGAGCTTTACCAGTTCAGCATCCGAATCCCGAGTAATTCGTCCGGCGTTTTCACACTCAACTGTGGAACCGACTGCGACACATGGATGCTCGTAAACGATGGCGGACCAACTCTGACGTATGTCGAGGTCGCCGGAACAATCACACCGGTTCCCGAACCCTCTTCTCTAATGCTCTTTGGAACAGGTCTCTTTGGAGCTTTCACTGTACTGCGGGCCATACATGCACACAGGAAACAGCGCGTGTAG
- a CDS encoding DUF2277 domain-containing protein translates to MCRNIRMLFNFDPPVTEDEIRAASLQFVRKISGFNKPSKANEAAFLAAIDGVVHVSSQLLASLETTAPPKNREEEAAKAKARSANRFG, encoded by the coding sequence ATGTGCCGGAATATCAGGATGCTCTTCAACTTCGACCCGCCCGTGACGGAAGATGAGATTCGGGCCGCTTCGCTGCAGTTTGTAAGAAAGATCAGCGGTTTCAATAAGCCCTCTAAGGCGAACGAAGCCGCATTTCTGGCAGCGATCGACGGAGTGGTTCATGTGTCGTCACAGCTTCTTGCCTCGCTCGAGACGACTGCGCCCCCGAAGAATCGCGAAGAAGAAGCTGCCAAAGCAAAGGCCCGCAGCGCGAATCGGTTTGGATAA
- a CDS encoding MBL fold metallo-hydrolase, which yields MIAESSSSLPGISDLVRARTKLGSFDLTVCTDGPYCLDGGAMFGVVPKTLWQKRAPADELNRILLGLNTVVVRTGSHTVVIETGIGNKQNEKMREIHQNQELLPTSLAAAGVKPEEVDIVINSHLHFDHCGWNTTLHPDGSVTPTFPRARYFAHRGEVEHGHLQLDRDRVSYLSPNYDPLIESGQMTLLTTEGIAKNPEIVPGISVELFPGHTRQLMAVHIESGGQHACYISDLIPTTAHLDPTWVMGYDLDPLETIAQRKRFYQRAIPENWLVLFTHDHHTPMARIEWNEKGKPVVKSDR from the coding sequence ATGATAGCTGAGTCTTCTTCTTCCCTTCCTGGCATTTCTGATCTGGTTCGCGCTCGCACGAAGCTTGGCAGCTTCGATCTAACCGTGTGCACGGACGGGCCCTACTGCCTCGACGGTGGAGCAATGTTTGGCGTGGTTCCGAAGACACTGTGGCAGAAGCGCGCCCCGGCAGACGAGTTAAACCGCATACTGCTTGGGTTGAACACGGTTGTCGTGCGTACCGGTTCCCATACGGTTGTGATCGAGACCGGGATCGGCAATAAGCAGAACGAGAAGATGCGCGAGATCCACCAGAATCAGGAGCTGCTTCCTACCTCTCTTGCTGCTGCGGGAGTGAAGCCGGAAGAGGTGGACATCGTCATCAACTCTCACCTGCATTTTGACCACTGCGGCTGGAACACGACACTTCATCCGGATGGTTCGGTGACCCCGACGTTTCCCCGCGCCCGTTACTTTGCGCATCGTGGTGAGGTGGAGCACGGACATCTGCAACTGGACCGCGACCGGGTCAGCTATCTTTCGCCCAACTACGATCCGCTGATCGAATCGGGGCAGATGACGCTGCTGACGACGGAAGGGATTGCGAAGAACCCGGAGATCGTTCCCGGGATCTCCGTCGAACTCTTCCCTGGGCATACGCGTCAGTTGATGGCTGTCCATATCGAGTCCGGTGGGCAGCACGCCTGCTACATCTCCGACCTGATTCCAACGACGGCGCATCTCGACCCTACGTGGGTGATGGGATACGATCTCGATCCGTTGGAAACAATCGCCCAACGCAAACGCTTCTATCAGAGGGCGATCCCGGAGAATTGGCTCGTACTTTTTACTCATGACCATCACACCCCGATGGCGCGAATTGAGTGGAACGAGAAGGGAAAGCCCGTGGTGAAAAGTGACCGATAG
- a CDS encoding zinc-ribbon domain containing protein, with protein MEFVDRILTCADCGGEFIFTAGEQLFFFDKQFKNDPKRCKPCKFKRAGAAAARTGSGPAAAGISRTETRTNCSECGIETTVPFKPTQGRPVLCRQCFKNKQATPVSTMTTELVATHPPAAALVAGSAEAMSVATGVPRQAA; from the coding sequence ATGGAATTCGTAGACAGGATCCTCACCTGTGCAGATTGTGGTGGAGAGTTCATCTTCACTGCGGGCGAACAACTCTTTTTCTTCGACAAACAATTCAAGAACGATCCAAAGCGGTGCAAACCTTGCAAGTTTAAGCGGGCAGGCGCAGCCGCGGCGCGTACCGGTTCCGGTCCTGCCGCAGCAGGCATCTCGCGTACAGAGACACGGACGAATTGTTCGGAGTGCGGAATCGAGACCACCGTTCCGTTTAAACCGACGCAGGGCCGACCAGTCCTGTGCCGTCAGTGCTTCAAGAACAAGCAGGCTACCCCAGTCAGCACCATGACGACAGAGCTTGTTGCAACTCACCCCCCGGCTGCAGCTCTGGTGGCGGGCAGCGCTGAGGCGATGTCCGTTGCAACCGGCGTACCTCGCCAAGCCGCCTGA
- the rpsU gene encoding 30S ribosomal protein S21, with protein MAEVRVQEGEPLENALRRFKRKVQTEDIIKEVKRHSFYLKPGEKRRVKEALARKRNRKKVRKEQD; from the coding sequence TTGGCAGAGGTTCGAGTTCAGGAAGGTGAACCGCTTGAGAATGCTCTTCGTCGCTTTAAGCGCAAGGTGCAGACCGAGGACATCATCAAGGAAGTCAAGCGTCACTCCTTCTATCTGAAGCCGGGCGAAAAGAGGCGCGTAAAAGAAGCCCTTGCCCGCAAGCGCAATCGTAAGAAGGTCCGCAAAGAGCAGGACTAA
- a CDS encoding lysozyme produces MANLTYSDAGLALTKQFEGCSLEAYQDQAGVWTIGYGHTGQVKPGTACSQTQADAWRREDIAKAETCVHHLIKIPLTQGQFDALVDFVFNLGCSNLAGSTLLRCVNARQFEQAALEFLRWNHVGGVEVKGLTRRRKAEAERFQSSTLTS; encoded by the coding sequence ATGGCAAATCTTACCTATAGCGATGCAGGTCTGGCACTTACAAAACAGTTTGAGGGTTGTTCTCTGGAGGCTTACCAGGACCAGGCTGGCGTGTGGACCATCGGTTACGGCCATACCGGGCAGGTCAAGCCCGGCACGGCCTGCTCTCAGACACAGGCCGACGCCTGGCGACGCGAAGACATTGCCAAAGCGGAAACCTGCGTTCATCACCTCATTAAAATCCCGCTGACGCAGGGGCAGTTCGATGCGCTGGTGGACTTCGTCTTCAACCTGGGCTGCTCGAACCTGGCAGGATCGACATTGCTTCGCTGCGTGAATGCAAGACAGTTCGAGCAGGCGGCACTCGAATTCCTGCGCTGGAACCATGTAGGGGGTGTAGAGGTAAAGGGGCTGACACGACGCCGGAAGGCAGAGGCAGAACGATTCCAAAGTTCGACCTTGACGAGTTGA
- a CDS encoding TonB-dependent receptor plug domain-containing protein, whose translation MNSRTFLIVAGLSTFAWAQQPQQSTSIAPVQENITVTTAIPPIPLSESNRSVQTLDTREQPLLFNNVTDYLRQDTTVNLQSRAANGVQADLSIRGTTFEQSLVLLNGLRINDPETAHMNLDISVPLNALSRVEVLHGSGSTFYGSDAIGGAVNLITQRPPADTRFSLIAKSGAGNYGSLENHLRADWSSRRISEELSGSRDTSDGFIHNRNYSSNALSSETWLSVLKPGTTDILLATSDRPYGANQFYGNYNSWERTKGWFAALQQQLGQRTSASFAYRRHTDLFVLLLERPNYYRNNHITTAWQGALRRADALGTNTTLSYGLEANGDDIHSTNLGIHARNQGAGYVNLSLRSLKRLSLSLGAREQVFSGGTSVFSPNVAGAYSLTGTLRLRGSVGHGYRLPTYLDLYYSDPATVGNPHLKPESSWSYEGGFDWTPANSPFTLSATGFHLRLKDGIDYSKYDLSKPWQAVNVANNAYNGAEASMRLRLPASQQLQLGYTAVQATSPPPGLISEYAFNYAAQSALIAWSGQFPGQIVARSQLAVIQKTTQSPYPLWDVALARNTGKFRPYVRVLNLTNTSYQEVPGVPVQGRTVMAGAELNWSIRR comes from the coding sequence TTGAATTCAAGAACATTCTTGATCGTCGCCGGTCTCTCAACGTTTGCATGGGCCCAACAACCTCAGCAGTCGACTTCCATTGCTCCTGTTCAGGAGAACATTACGGTTACGACTGCCATCCCGCCGATTCCGCTTTCGGAGTCGAATCGTTCGGTCCAGACGCTCGATACCCGCGAGCAGCCGCTGCTCTTCAACAACGTCACCGACTACCTGCGGCAGGACACGACGGTGAATCTGCAGTCTCGCGCTGCGAATGGAGTGCAGGCGGACCTGTCGATTCGTGGAACTACCTTTGAGCAGTCGCTGGTCTTACTGAATGGCCTTCGTATCAACGATCCTGAGACGGCGCACATGAACCTCGATATCTCGGTTCCGTTGAATGCTCTTTCGCGCGTCGAGGTTCTGCATGGTTCGGGCTCGACCTTTTATGGCTCGGACGCGATTGGAGGAGCCGTCAATCTCATTACGCAGCGGCCTCCCGCGGATACGCGCTTCAGCCTGATTGCGAAGTCCGGCGCAGGGAATTATGGATCGTTGGAGAACCATCTCCGTGCGGACTGGAGCAGCCGCCGTATCAGCGAAGAGCTAAGCGGAAGTCGCGATACTTCCGATGGCTTCATCCACAATCGCAACTACTCGAGTAATGCGCTGTCGTCGGAGACGTGGCTGAGTGTGTTGAAGCCCGGCACGACCGACATCCTGCTTGCCACTAGCGATCGTCCTTACGGGGCTAATCAGTTCTACGGAAACTACAACTCGTGGGAGCGTACCAAGGGTTGGTTTGCCGCATTGCAGCAGCAGCTTGGTCAGCGCACTTCGGCGAGCTTTGCCTATCGACGCCATACCGATCTCTTTGTGCTGCTCCTCGAACGACCGAACTACTACCGTAATAACCACATCACCACGGCGTGGCAGGGTGCGCTACGCCGCGCCGATGCGCTTGGAACCAACACCACGCTCTCTTATGGACTTGAAGCGAACGGCGACGACATCCACAGCACGAACCTGGGCATCCATGCCCGCAATCAGGGTGCAGGGTACGTGAATCTCTCGCTGCGTTCGTTGAAGCGCTTGTCGCTCTCGCTTGGAGCACGCGAACAGGTCTTCTCCGGCGGCACCTCTGTCTTTTCGCCGAATGTCGCAGGAGCATATTCACTCACCGGAACGTTGAGATTGCGTGGCTCCGTAGGGCATGGCTATCGCCTGCCAACCTACCTCGACCTCTACTACTCCGATCCGGCGACGGTTGGGAATCCGCACCTCAAGCCTGAGTCTTCGTGGAGCTACGAGGGCGGGTTTGATTGGACTCCAGCGAACTCGCCCTTCACTCTGAGCGCTACAGGGTTCCATCTTCGACTGAAGGACGGCATCGACTATTCGAAGTACGACCTCTCCAAGCCCTGGCAGGCAGTCAATGTTGCCAACAACGCCTATAACGGTGCTGAGGCCAGCATGCGACTAAGGTTGCCCGCCTCGCAGCAGCTCCAGCTTGGCTATACCGCGGTGCAGGCCACCTCGCCACCGCCGGGTCTGATCTCCGAGTACGCCTTCAACTACGCGGCGCAGTCAGCGCTGATTGCATGGAGCGGGCAATTCCCGGGTCAAATCGTGGCACGGAGCCAGCTTGCAGTCATCCAGAAGACCACGCAGTCGCCCTACCCTCTATGGGACGTCGCTTTGGCCCGTAATACGGGAAAGTTCCGCCCGTATGTGCGGGTGCTCAATCTCACGAATACTTCGTATCAGGAGGTTCCCGGTGTGCCGGTGCAGGGTCGCACTGTCATGGCGGGAGCGGAGCTGAACTGGTCGATCCGGCGCTGA
- a CDS encoding MarR family winged helix-turn-helix transcriptional regulator, whose translation MRIESFLEQSPVFQVSRIARRMESSLNAALKQEELMFSESLMLAAIFLEKKRVRPSELARTFETTRGNVSHIVSSLEAKRLVRRRIDPDDARGFLLELEPAGRRKAARVAGILDRMQSGIEREIGAAKLEAALRQMDAVEKLCGQLTRG comes from the coding sequence ATGCGTATCGAATCGTTTCTTGAGCAGAGTCCTGTCTTTCAGGTCAGCCGCATCGCCCGGCGTATGGAGTCCTCGCTGAACGCTGCGCTAAAGCAGGAAGAACTTATGTTCTCCGAGTCCCTGATGCTCGCGGCGATCTTTCTGGAGAAGAAGCGGGTTCGCCCCTCGGAGCTTGCACGTACCTTTGAGACGACACGCGGTAATGTCAGCCACATCGTTTCTTCGCTCGAGGCCAAACGGCTGGTTCGCCGCCGTATCGATCCCGACGACGCGCGCGGCTTTCTGTTGGAACTGGAGCCCGCCGGTAGGCGCAAGGCAGCCCGCGTGGCCGGCATCCTCGATCGCATGCAGTCCGGCATCGAGCGCGAGATCGGCGCTGCAAAGCTCGAAGCCGCTTTGCGCCAGATGGATGCTGTAGAAAAGCTCTGCGGACAACTTACTCGGGGATGA
- a CDS encoding ribonuclease HI family protein, whose product MSHRSTAPSLFSDSPSSQAGWVTAHCDGGARGNPGPSGYGAVFTGPGGELLAELSEFLGIRTNNYAEYSGLLGVLDYALQHGYRRLRVVSDSELMVKQIQGKYRVNSPDLKPLWQEAKNRIARLEDFEISHALRHKNKDADRLANQAMDRGMKRPQAPGQPAPAPLKATPYPTKSSAPPDPDAPRAAGSSSGTMLRGFTRDGVVHVLGGQTLPNGIFVKIIPE is encoded by the coding sequence ATGTCTCATCGCTCGACCGCTCCCAGCCTCTTTTCAGATTCGCCTTCCAGCCAGGCCGGATGGGTCACGGCCCACTGCGATGGGGGGGCCCGGGGAAATCCCGGTCCGTCAGGGTATGGGGCTGTTTTTACCGGCCCGGGCGGGGAGCTTCTGGCTGAGTTGAGCGAGTTCCTCGGAATCCGTACCAACAACTACGCCGAGTACTCCGGCTTGCTCGGTGTATTGGACTACGCTTTACAGCACGGTTACAGACGCTTGCGCGTCGTTTCGGACTCAGAACTGATGGTCAAGCAGATTCAGGGCAAGTACCGGGTTAACTCACCCGACCTGAAGCCTCTCTGGCAGGAGGCGAAGAATCGTATTGCGCGCCTGGAAGATTTTGAGATCTCCCACGCTCTGCGGCACAAGAACAAGGACGCTGACCGGCTGGCCAATCAGGCGATGGATCGGGGGATGAAGCGTCCGCAGGCTCCTGGCCAACCGGCGCCAGCGCCTTTGAAAGCGACTCCGTACCCAACGAAGTCCTCGGCTCCGCCTGATCCGGACGCGCCCCGTGCGGCTGGTTCCAGCTCGGGAACGATGCTGCGAGGATTTACACGCGATGGCGTGGTTCACGTGCTCGGAGGGCAGACGCTGCCGAACGGAATCTTCGTCAAGATCATCCCCGAGTAA
- a CDS encoding RNA polymerase sigma factor, with product MKVEAIVITPGGELASRLSSSSRGRRPSPFALGLQDAAVKSLPGMAKAATQPGARNKLTPAQLEARAQQRIEDDELIREAQKGNRAAFDALVRRYDQSVLRLALHMLGNEQDAQDVHQEAFIKAYRHLTNFRFECSFYTWLYRIVTNLCLDQLRRRKSRREDPSTVMDSSGDEMDLLANVSDDRSMSNPARELERKRMGERILAALDKLTPRERMVFELKHYQGLKLRTIGEMLNTTEETAKNTLFRATRKLRANLAELRGA from the coding sequence ATGAAGGTTGAAGCGATTGTGATTACCCCTGGCGGGGAACTGGCATCCAGGCTCTCCTCGAGTTCTCGAGGGCGGCGTCCCAGCCCCTTTGCGCTGGGTTTACAGGATGCGGCGGTAAAATCGTTGCCAGGCATGGCAAAGGCAGCGACCCAACCCGGCGCGAGAAACAAACTGACCCCGGCGCAGCTGGAAGCCCGTGCGCAACAGCGTATTGAGGACGATGAGCTGATCCGCGAGGCCCAAAAGGGCAACCGGGCTGCATTTGACGCCCTGGTGCGCCGCTATGACCAGAGCGTGCTGCGGCTGGCGCTCCACATGCTGGGAAATGAACAGGATGCCCAGGACGTGCACCAGGAGGCTTTCATCAAGGCCTACCGGCACCTGACGAATTTTCGGTTCGAGTGCAGCTTCTACACCTGGCTGTACCGCATTGTGACGAACCTTTGCCTGGACCAGCTGCGGCGGCGCAAGAGTCGGAGAGAGGATCCTTCAACGGTCATGGATTCCAGCGGCGACGAGATGGACCTGCTGGCTAATGTCTCCGACGATCGTTCGATGTCGAACCCGGCCCGGGAACTGGAGCGCAAGCGCATGGGCGAACGCATCCTGGCCGCGCTCGACAAGTTGACTCCGCGAGAGCGGATGGTTTTTGAGCTGAAGCACTATCAGGGATTGAAGTTGCGCACTATTGGCGAGATGTTGAATACGACAGAAGAGACGGCCAAAAATACTTTGTTTCGCGCGACCCGAAAATTGCGGGCGAACTTGGCCGAGCTGCGAGGAGCTTAG
- a CDS encoding HEAT repeat domain-containing protein, giving the protein MKCEMARDNVILAYYGELPDELASTLEQHLMTCEECRAELSALEGIEPQLATLPVAEPTPNLLAQSRMRLDDALDAIPPHGFFTRLRANFFLWVGHLRSAPALATLLIGVGFIGGNFLNRYEVAKQPQPQPASTSSVPAQSVVASVTGIDRTPDSEMVQVHYNRIVPETIEGSLDSKEIRDLLMKATTSPTDGIRANSVQLLASECKAGHECAARDDGKGVRGALLVSLRYDKDPGVRLKALEGLESYIGQDRRVRDAVLESLAHDPDAQVRMAAVSLLTPVQHDSSVRQVLRTVSTQDENPYIRTVSYNTLQGSDSIQ; this is encoded by the coding sequence ATGAAGTGCGAGATGGCGAGAGACAACGTAATCCTGGCGTACTACGGCGAGCTGCCGGACGAGTTGGCGAGCACGTTGGAGCAGCATCTGATGACCTGCGAAGAGTGCCGCGCAGAGTTGAGCGCCCTTGAGGGGATCGAGCCGCAGCTGGCGACGCTTCCCGTTGCGGAGCCAACACCGAACCTGCTGGCGCAATCGCGCATGCGTCTGGATGATGCGCTGGACGCGATTCCTCCTCACGGGTTCTTTACCCGTCTGCGGGCAAACTTTTTTCTCTGGGTGGGACACCTGCGCAGTGCGCCCGCCTTGGCCACGCTGCTTATCGGCGTGGGATTTATCGGCGGGAACTTCCTGAACCGTTACGAGGTCGCGAAGCAGCCTCAACCTCAGCCGGCCTCCACCAGCAGCGTTCCCGCCCAAAGCGTAGTCGCCAGCGTTACCGGCATCGATCGTACGCCGGACTCTGAGATGGTGCAGGTGCATTACAACCGCATCGTTCCTGAAACCATCGAGGGTTCTCTTGATTCCAAGGAAATCCGCGATCTGTTGATGAAGGCAACAACCTCTCCCACCGATGGCATTCGCGCCAACTCTGTCCAGCTGCTCGCCAGCGAGTGCAAAGCCGGCCATGAATGCGCAGCCCGTGACGACGGTAAGGGTGTCCGCGGAGCGCTTCTTGTCTCTCTGCGTTACGACAAAGACCCCGGGGTCCGGCTCAAGGCACTTGAGGGATTGGAAAGCTATATCGGGCAGGACCGCAGAGTTCGCGATGCTGTTCTCGAATCGCTCGCACATGACCCCGATGCACAGGTGCGGATGGCGGCAGTAAGCCTGCTGACCCCGGTCCAGCACGATTCCAGCGTCCGCCAGGTCTTGCGTACCGTTTCTACCCAGGATGAGAATCCCTATATCCGCACCGTGAGCTACAACACGTTGCAAGGATCGGATTCAATTCAATAG
- a CDS encoding PDZ domain-containing protein, with translation MSHAKSFSVLVLAAGVVLLNGASSLAQPGPLHTSAMLRVVGLSGKNSQGYLGVDLKDISEDQVSALKLKDTHGAEIVGVDHDAPACKDGLELHDVILQMNGQAIDGETQLRRMLREMPAGRTVTFLISRDGQQHTIQTHLANREEVEREAWEKHYTVPEPSNSSSADVSHPGNSFLAPSKSTSVKGTHTFLGTTVLVSSSYTGAKLEVMGPQLAEFFGVQGGTGLLVRNVEPSSPAADAGLKAGDVVVKLNALPIASGNDWSKTIHENRGKTVNVVILRDRKKQTLTLTPDTKRRSAVTPWTSLEGYFGDSDQAQQTRAMLAELQPVFDAMAARMRQQLEDVRFNPETAQMIARLNAWSHYPDFQRQMNQTRRQVMAAAEAARHQLNPPVVRDRVSTLHQQIQHMVRLD, from the coding sequence ATGAGTCACGCAAAGTCGTTCAGCGTTCTGGTTCTGGCAGCGGGAGTAGTCCTGCTGAATGGAGCCTCGTCGCTGGCGCAGCCTGGCCCCCTGCACACTTCCGCAATGCTGAGGGTGGTCGGACTCTCCGGAAAAAATTCTCAGGGATATCTCGGCGTTGATCTGAAGGACATCAGTGAAGATCAGGTCTCCGCGTTGAAACTGAAAGACACGCATGGGGCCGAGATCGTCGGTGTCGATCATGATGCACCGGCCTGCAAGGATGGCCTGGAGCTGCATGACGTGATTCTTCAGATGAATGGGCAGGCCATCGATGGCGAAACCCAGCTTCGACGCATGTTACGCGAGATGCCGGCAGGCCGTACCGTAACCTTCCTCATCAGCCGCGATGGCCAGCAGCATACGATTCAGACGCACCTTGCCAACCGGGAAGAGGTCGAGCGTGAGGCATGGGAGAAACACTACACGGTGCCTGAGCCCTCCAATAGCTCCTCTGCCGATGTCTCCCACCCGGGAAACTCCTTTCTTGCTCCCTCGAAGTCGACATCGGTCAAAGGGACCCATACTTTCCTGGGAACCACGGTGCTGGTCAGCTCCTCATATACCGGGGCAAAACTCGAAGTAATGGGGCCGCAGCTGGCGGAGTTTTTCGGCGTACAAGGCGGTACTGGACTCCTGGTGCGCAACGTTGAACCGAGCAGCCCTGCAGCTGACGCCGGTCTGAAGGCCGGTGACGTGGTCGTGAAGCTTAACGCTCTGCCCATCGCCAGCGGAAACGATTGGTCAAAGACGATTCACGAGAACCGGGGAAAGACCGTCAACGTCGTTATCCTTCGCGATCGAAAGAAACAGACCCTTACTCTGACTCCCGACACGAAGAGGCGCTCGGCCGTCACACCGTGGACCAGCCTGGAGGGCTACTTCGGCGATTCAGACCAGGCACAACAAACCCGCGCCATGCTTGCAGAACTGCAGCCCGTCTTCGACGCAATGGCTGCAAGGATGCGCCAACAGCTCGAGGATGTCCGCTTTAATCCGGAGACTGCGCAGATGATCGCTAGACTGAACGCATGGTCACACTATCCCGACTTTCAGCGCCAGATGAATCAGACCCGCCGACAGGTGATGGCTGCCGCCGAAGCGGCGCGCCATCAGCTGAACCCGCCGGTGGTTCGTGACAGGGTGAGCACCCTGCACCAGCAGATACAACACATGGTGAGACTGGACTAA